In Romboutsia lituseburensis, a genomic segment contains:
- a CDS encoding FG-GAP repeat domain-containing protein, translated as MKLCRLIACASLVTLLATGCSIDSKSGESLLSKSPESLLKDKPVYDENKEVLYKAIELKLPLNSSLILPSNASEVGKINEVDLNGDKKDELVVFEKKENLTERTNQVGFMILSKNNDGTYTEIDNRLELGDSIEYANFYDLNGDGSKEIILLVKNNKKTNMYIYNFENNEIQKTYILDPTWIDDREKYLDMTIKIGDMNNDNKPEILMIHHDSKTTKAYASLAKFDDSLELIGYTELENVKTLSNFYITIGTVSTEKIDDKTVENKGIFLDIPIVQDNNYATQILYVDEHNKLKKAFDDNNMPTIKPYYIPLEDINNDKVIDIPVILRGSGDVYTTKNSTTVNWSRWNGKEGPDSGLVFTSQIYYNYQYNYRLFIPNDLAQSSYIEHEFSKDEALFKFYYYDKQNSEPKNLFTIAVVNKSVRDDKKNSTASSGVILADNNEYSFILYQNNIEELKKFKIDANTIKEYFSLIYDENSKK; from the coding sequence ATGAAATTATGTAGGTTGATAGCATGTGCTAGCTTAGTAACATTATTAGCAACTGGATGTAGTATAGACTCAAAATCTGGTGAATCACTATTATCGAAATCTCCAGAATCTTTGCTAAAAGATAAGCCTGTGTATGATGAAAATAAAGAAGTTTTATATAAAGCAATTGAACTAAAACTACCTTTAAACTCTAGCTTAATCTTGCCTTCAAATGCAAGTGAGGTAGGCAAAATTAATGAAGTGGATTTAAATGGAGACAAAAAAGACGAATTAGTTGTATTTGAGAAAAAAGAAAATCTAACAGAAAGAACCAATCAAGTTGGATTTATGATATTAAGTAAAAATAATGATGGAACATATACTGAAATAGACAATAGACTAGAACTTGGAGATTCTATAGAGTATGCTAATTTTTATGATTTAAATGGAGATGGAAGTAAAGAAATTATATTATTAGTTAAAAATAATAAAAAAACTAATATGTACATATATAATTTTGAAAATAATGAAATACAAAAAACATATATACTAGACCCAACATGGATAGATGATAGAGAAAAGTATTTAGATATGACGATAAAAATAGGTGACATGAATAATGACAATAAACCAGAAATTCTTATGATACATCATGATTCTAAAACAACTAAAGCTTATGCAAGCTTAGCTAAGTTTGATGACTCATTAGAACTAATAGGTTATACTGAACTTGAAAATGTAAAGACTTTATCCAATTTCTATATTACAATTGGGACAGTATCTACAGAAAAAATTGATGATAAGACTGTAGAAAATAAAGGCATATTTTTAGATATACCAATTGTACAGGATAACAATTATGCAACTCAGATACTGTATGTAGATGAACATAATAAGCTTAAAAAAGCATTTGATGATAATAATATGCCTACAATAAAGCCGTATTATATACCATTAGAAGATATAAATAATGATAAGGTAATAGATATACCTGTTATACTTAGAGGTAGTGGTGATGTATATACTACGAAAAACTCAACGACTGTAAATTGGTCTAGATGGAATGGCAAAGAAGGGCCAGATTCAGGGTTAGTATTTACAAGTCAAATATATTATAATTATCAATATAACTATAGATTATTTATACCAAACGATTTAGCTCAAAGCTCATATATTGAACATGAATTTTCTAAGGATGAAGCTTTATTTAAGTTCTATTATTATGACAAGCAAAACTCTGAACCTAAAAATTTATTTACAATAGCTGTAGTAAATAAAAGTGTAAGAGATGATAAGAAAAATTCAACTGCATCAAGTGGTGTAATTTTAGCAGATAATAATGAATATAGTTTCATATTATACCAAAATAATATAGAGGAACTTAAAAAGTTTAAAATAGATGCAAACACAATTAAAGAATATTTTTCACTAATATATGATGAAAATTCAAAGAAATAG
- a CDS encoding DUF421 domain-containing protein, whose amino-acid sequence MLVVLIRSILLYIVVLISLRVMGKGEIAEMNSFDLVITLLIAEVAAVPMENNNIPIINGVAAVTGLVVMQIVISYLALKSRTVRVLLSGKPSILIERGEINYKELQRERVTIDELLEQLRIQGYFRIMDVQYAILETDGNLSVLPTPSYKNPPNSAFNHLPVSLIIDGKIIKHNLNIVNKDTNWLEGILKSNHIENLKDVLLCVIDENEKTYIQEKKN is encoded by the coding sequence ATGTTAGTAGTTTTAATAAGAAGTATTTTGTTATATATAGTTGTTTTAATATCTCTAAGAGTTATGGGTAAAGGTGAAATAGCTGAAATGAACTCTTTTGATTTAGTTATAACTCTTCTAATAGCAGAAGTTGCGGCTGTTCCTATGGAAAACAATAATATACCTATAATAAATGGTGTTGCAGCTGTTACAGGACTTGTTGTTATGCAAATAGTTATTTCTTATCTAGCTTTAAAGTCTAGAACAGTAAGAGTACTATTGTCAGGTAAACCTTCTATCTTAATAGAAAGAGGAGAAATTAATTATAAAGAATTGCAAAGAGAAAGAGTCACTATAGATGAATTACTAGAACAACTTCGTATACAAGGTTATTTCAGAATTATGGATGTTCAATATGCCATACTTGAAACAGACGGAAATCTGAGTGTTTTGCCAACACCATCATATAAAAATCCTCCCAATAGTGCCTTTAACCATCTACCTGTATCGTTAATAATAGATGGTAAAATCATAAAACATAACTTAAATATAGTAAATAAAGATACAAATTGGTTGGAGGGGATATTAAAATCTAATCATATTGAAAATCTAAAAGATGTTCTTTTGTGTGTAATAGATGAAAATGAAAAAACATATATTCAAGAAAAGAAAAATTAA
- a CDS encoding DUF4363 family protein translates to MKSLVYSLIWTILFVIFGLYINSEISAFTDVYNSKADIIESYIRNDNWDDAKNELDDYHKNFHKDKGAWYKLLNHDYFDNVCLCLDILDGSIISKDKSMALEQVYRIKSTLDNILESEKCDLNHIF, encoded by the coding sequence TTGAAATCTTTAGTTTACTCTTTAATTTGGACTATATTATTTGTTATATTTGGACTTTATATTAATAGTGAAATATCTGCCTTTACTGATGTCTACAATTCTAAAGCTGATATTATAGAAAGTTATATAAGAAACGATAATTGGGATGATGCCAAAAATGAGCTAGATGATTATCATAAAAATTTTCATAAAGACAAAGGAGCATGGTATAAGCTATTAAATCATGATTATTTTGATAATGTATGTTTATGCTTAGATATATTAGATGGATCTATAATTTCTAAAGACAAGTCAATGGCACTTGAACAGGTATATAGAATAAAAAGTACTTTAGATAATATCTTAGAAAGTGAAAAATGTGATTTAAACCATATATTTTAA
- a CDS encoding HD domain-containing protein, with translation MNAKDVFNEVNEILLKKIKPSEHINSLIKRGFFDEEPFNKIKNLGKIEQNLKYHPEGSALNHVLMVVDKGSEVKQLSKNEKIFMWACLLHDIGKLTTTRIRKGRITSYNHDIEGEKIGQDFLNLVSDDKIFNEEVSKLIRWHMQPLFYDKNLPFFEPKHMLEDVDYKEVALISYCDRLGRGNLSEETIKLEKKRIESFKEYCKTHKS, from the coding sequence ATGAATGCTAAAGATGTATTTAATGAAGTTAATGAAATTTTACTAAAAAAAATAAAACCTTCTGAGCATATAAACAGTTTAATAAAGAGAGGGTTCTTTGACGAAGAACCCTTTAATAAAATAAAGAACTTAGGAAAAATCGAACAAAATTTAAAATATCATCCAGAAGGAAGTGCACTTAATCATGTATTAATGGTAGTAGATAAGGGCAGTGAAGTAAAGCAACTATCAAAAAATGAAAAAATTTTTATGTGGGCTTGTTTACTTCATGATATAGGAAAGCTAACCACTACGAGAATTAGAAAAGGAAGAATAACATCGTATAATCATGATATCGAAGGAGAAAAAATAGGACAAGACTTTTTAAATTTGGTTAGTGATGATAAAATATTTAATGAAGAAGTATCGAAATTAATAAGATGGCATATGCAACCATTATTCTATGACAAAAATCTTCCTTTCTTTGAACCTAAACATATGTTAGAAGATGTAGATTATAAAGAAGTTGCATTAATTTCTTATTGTGATAGACTAGGAAGAGGAAATTTAAGTGAAGAAACTATTAAATTAGAAAAGAAAAGAATTGAAAGTTTTAAGGAGTATTGTAAAACTCATAAAAGTTAG
- the truA gene encoding tRNA pseudouridine(38-40) synthase TruA encodes MRNIKMIIKYDGSRYKGFQRLKDNDMTIQGKIENVLSKMTNESIEIIGSGRTDMGVHANGQVANFKTNSELSIKKMQDYLYEYLPEDIVIINMEEVDDRFHSRYNAKSKIYLYKIDNNKYHDPFLRKYTTHVEKKLDLELMREASKNLIGEHDFTSFASSKSKKKSNIREIYSIEVKEHHSLVEIYVHGNGFLYNMVRIIVGALLDVGLHRKTPQDIKEMLEYQDRCKASDTAPSKGLILHKVNY; translated from the coding sequence ATGAGAAATATAAAAATGATAATAAAATATGATGGTTCAAGATACAAGGGATTTCAAAGACTTAAAGATAATGATATGACAATACAAGGAAAAATTGAAAATGTACTTAGCAAAATGACTAATGAATCTATAGAGATAATTGGTTCGGGAAGAACTGATATGGGAGTTCATGCTAATGGACAAGTTGCAAACTTTAAAACAAATTCTGAATTATCAATAAAAAAAATGCAAGATTATTTATATGAATATTTACCGGAAGATATTGTAATAATAAATATGGAAGAAGTGGATGATAGATTCCATAGTAGATACAATGCAAAGTCTAAAATATACTTATATAAAATAGATAATAATAAATATCATGATCCATTTTTAAGAAAATACACTACTCATGTAGAAAAAAAATTAGATTTAGAACTTATGAGAGAAGCGAGTAAAAACTTAATAGGAGAACATGATTTTACAAGTTTTGCCTCATCAAAATCTAAGAAAAAATCAAATATTAGAGAAATATACTCTATAGAAGTAAAAGAACATCATAGTTTAGTTGAAATATATGTTCATGGAAATGGATTTTTATATAACATGGTAAGAATTATAGTAGGAGCATTACTAGATGTAGGTTTACATAGAAAGACACCACAAGATATAAAGGAAATGTTAGAGTACCAAGATAGATGTAAAGCATCAGATACAGCTCCATCTAAAGGTCTTATTTTACACAAAGTAAATTATTAA
- a CDS encoding argininosuccinate synthase, whose protein sequence is MKEKVVLAYSGGLDTSIIIPWLKENYDIEVIAVCANVGQEENMKDVYKKALESGASKAYVDDVSEEFVTETIFKAIKAEAKYEGKYLLGTSLARPIIAKKLVDVAHIEGAKYICHGCTGKGNDQVRFEASIAALDPSIKIIAPWRIWDIKSREDAIEYAQSHNIHITATKEKIYSVDANLWHISTEGGDIEHLENEHQNDVYKKCLPVEEACDEAEYVDIYFEKGVPIKVNQKELVPVEIIKTLNDIGAKHGIGVIDIVENRLVGMKSRGVYETPGGTILYEAHNILESATLDKEALHFKQMVSLKYGELIYNGLWYSKLRESIDAFIEQTQENVSGSVKIKLYKGFMKPAGIFTANALYDESISSFGESALYNHKDAQGFINLFTLPLKIQSIKDEKINNNQENLELGKEVAVDKVI, encoded by the coding sequence ATGAAAGAAAAAGTAGTTTTAGCATATTCAGGAGGATTAGACACATCAATAATAATACCTTGGTTAAAAGAAAATTATGATATTGAAGTTATCGCAGTTTGTGCAAATGTAGGTCAAGAAGAAAATATGAAAGATGTTTATAAAAAAGCATTGGAAAGTGGAGCTAGTAAAGCATATGTTGATGATGTAAGTGAAGAATTTGTAACAGAGACAATATTTAAAGCAATAAAGGCTGAAGCTAAGTATGAAGGAAAATATTTATTAGGAACATCTCTAGCAAGACCAATAATAGCTAAAAAGTTAGTTGATGTAGCTCATATAGAAGGTGCAAAATATATATGTCATGGATGTACTGGTAAAGGAAATGACCAAGTGAGATTTGAGGCATCTATAGCAGCGCTTGATCCAAGTATAAAAATAATAGCTCCATGGAGAATATGGGATATAAAATCTAGAGAAGATGCAATAGAATATGCTCAAAGTCACAATATTCATATAACTGCAACTAAAGAAAAAATTTATTCTGTAGATGCGAATCTTTGGCATATATCTACTGAAGGTGGAGATATAGAACATTTAGAAAATGAACATCAAAATGATGTATATAAAAAATGCTTACCAGTAGAAGAAGCTTGTGATGAAGCTGAATATGTTGATATTTATTTTGAAAAGGGAGTTCCAATTAAAGTAAATCAAAAAGAGCTAGTGCCTGTTGAAATAATCAAAACATTAAATGATATAGGGGCAAAGCATGGTATCGGAGTAATAGATATAGTTGAAAATAGATTAGTTGGAATGAAATCAAGAGGTGTATACGAGACACCAGGTGGTACAATCCTTTATGAAGCACATAATATTTTAGAAAGTGCTACTTTAGATAAAGAAGCATTACATTTTAAGCAAATGGTTTCTTTAAAATATGGAGAGTTAATATATAATGGATTGTGGTACTCTAAATTAAGAGAGTCAATTGATGCATTTATTGAACAGACACAAGAAAATGTATCGGGAAGTGTAAAAATAAAGCTTTATAAAGGATTTATGAAGCCGGCTGGAATATTTACAGCAAATGCACTTTATGATGAGTCAATATCTTCATTTGGAGAAAGTGCTTTGTATAATCATAAGGATGCACAAGGATTTATAAACTTATTTACTTTACCTCTGAAGATACAATCTATAAAGGACGAGAAAATAAATAATAATCAAGAAAATTTAGAGCTAGGTAAAGAAGTAGCGGTAGATAAGGTTATATAA
- a CDS encoding sensor histidine kinase yields MLHFEGLRKKIIKNYFTIIIITVALFEGLFIFYIQNYYYDYVRQSLMNQKEYTKSVYDAPTSSTGSFESKVKNIVEKQNTEKNSIYAIEIINKNSEVIIDPYGFRVKEKVSYEDVTRALRDVKDLTPYTYRQPETNEHVMSISVPLKTNNIIEGVVRYTVSLDKIDNIIFKLTFGLILAGICILLIAISLSLRFAESLIQPLRELKQFANELAHGNYSIKLKNTNISDDEIGDLAQTFEHMAAEIDKSEKLKEEFISSISHELRTPLTSIKGWSETLGYEGITKEELDLGLGIIQDETERLIKLVNELLDFSRLASDRIKLQIDMVDIRHLATGVVNQLKVKSSEKNITLSVEFEDEEIESVQGDKNRLRQVLINLIQNAIKFTSEDGFVKLVVSQGEEYTTIRVIDNGCGIESHNLDKVLDKFFQEDYNKAGSGLGLAISHEIVKLHGGTMSIDSEKGKGTVITITIKNKLIESI; encoded by the coding sequence GTGTTACACTTTGAAGGGTTAAGAAAAAAGATAATTAAAAATTATTTCACAATAATAATTATAACAGTTGCATTATTTGAAGGTTTATTTATATTTTATATTCAAAATTATTATTATGATTATGTTAGGCAAAGTCTAATGAATCAAAAAGAGTATACTAAATCAGTATATGATGCACCTACAAGTTCCACTGGAAGTTTTGAAAGTAAAGTAAAGAATATAGTAGAAAAACAAAATACAGAAAAAAACTCTATATATGCTATTGAGATAATAAATAAAAATTCAGAGGTCATAATAGATCCTTATGGATTTAGAGTAAAAGAAAAAGTATCGTATGAAGATGTAACTAGAGCGTTAAGAGATGTTAAAGACCTAACACCATATACATATAGACAGCCTGAAACAAATGAACATGTTATGAGTATCTCAGTACCCCTTAAAACAAACAACATAATAGAAGGGGTAGTTAGGTATACTGTATCATTAGACAAAATAGATAATATAATTTTCAAGCTTACATTTGGGCTTATACTAGCTGGTATATGTATATTACTTATAGCTATATCTTTAAGTCTTAGATTTGCAGAGTCATTAATTCAGCCATTAAGAGAATTAAAACAATTTGCAAATGAATTAGCACATGGTAATTATAGTATTAAACTTAAAAATACAAATATATCTGATGATGAAATTGGAGACCTTGCTCAAACATTTGAGCATATGGCAGCAGAAATTGATAAAAGTGAGAAATTAAAAGAAGAATTTATATCTTCAATATCTCATGAGTTAAGAACACCACTTACATCTATAAAAGGATGGAGTGAAACCTTAGGATATGAAGGAATAACTAAAGAAGAATTAGACTTAGGATTAGGTATAATACAAGACGAAACTGAAAGGTTAATAAAACTTGTAAATGAATTATTAGACTTTTCTCGTTTAGCATCAGATAGAATAAAACTTCAAATTGACATGGTAGATATAAGACACTTAGCAACTGGTGTTGTAAATCAATTAAAAGTGAAATCAAGTGAAAAAAATATTACATTAAGTGTAGAATTTGAAGATGAAGAAATAGAAAGCGTACAAGGTGATAAAAATAGGTTACGTCAGGTTTTAATAAACCTTATACAAAATGCTATTAAGTTTACAAGTGAAGATGGATTTGTTAAATTAGTAGTTTCCCAAGGTGAAGAGTATACAACTATTAGAGTTATAGATAATGGATGTGGTATTGAATCTCATAATTTAGATAAAGTACTAGATAAATTTTTCCAAGAGGATTATAATAAAGCAGGTAGTGGACTAGGACTTGCGATAAGTCATGAAATTGTAAAACTTCATGGAGGAACTATGAGTATAGATAGTGAAAAAGGTAAAGGGACAGTCATAACAATCACTATAAAAAATAAATTAATAGAGTCAATATAA
- the walR gene encoding cell wall metabolism DNA-binding response regulator WalR, protein MKEKILVLEDEIGIRSFVSINLKREGYEVIEAGTGSEAIEKMTTEKDIKLALLDVMLPDMSGTDVCKFIRQNFDQVGIIMLTAKGQEDDKIEGFISGADDYMVKPFSIKELLVRISALLRRIKKEDNVSKTNEIVSEPFVLDLDKRKLFKNAKEIELTPTEFSIVKYLMTNAKQSLSRDQILDEVWGTNYLYDFKIVDVNIRRIRNKIEDDPSKPKYIQTIWGYGYCFRKED, encoded by the coding sequence ATGAAGGAAAAAATATTAGTACTAGAAGACGAAATAGGTATTAGAAGTTTCGTAAGTATAAATTTAAAGAGAGAAGGCTACGAGGTAATAGAAGCTGGAACTGGAAGTGAAGCTATAGAAAAAATGACAACAGAAAAAGACATAAAATTAGCTTTACTAGATGTAATGCTTCCTGATATGAGTGGAACAGATGTATGTAAATTTATAAGACAAAATTTTGACCAAGTTGGTATAATAATGCTTACTGCAAAGGGTCAAGAGGATGATAAGATAGAAGGATTTATATCAGGTGCAGATGATTATATGGTTAAACCATTTAGTATAAAAGAATTACTTGTGAGAATATCTGCGCTACTTAGAAGAATTAAAAAAGAAGATAATGTATCAAAAACTAATGAAATAGTATCAGAACCATTTGTACTTGATCTGGATAAGAGAAAATTATTTAAAAATGCAAAAGAAATAGAGCTTACACCAACTGAATTTTCTATAGTTAAATACTTAATGACTAATGCTAAACAATCATTAAGTAGAGATCAAATACTAGATGAAGTATGGGGGACAAACTACTTGTATGATTTTAAAATAGTTGACGTAAATATAAGAAGAATAAGAAATAAAATAGAAGATGACCCATCAAAACCTAAATATATACAAACTATTTGGGGATATGGATATTGCTTTAGAAAGGAAGACTAG